One window of the Populus trichocarpa isolate Nisqually-1 chromosome 9, P.trichocarpa_v4.1, whole genome shotgun sequence genome contains the following:
- the LOC7488109 gene encoding scarecrow-like protein 14, with protein sequence MGSDSRYTEFPGSNKFEDEIVFPVSNQYQNVTNGFKIEDLDLDHLENPLVLPDPDPGNSALSSITSMDGDSPSDDNDSENLLKYISQMLMEENMEEKPCMFHDPLALQAAERSLYDILGEKTLPSSPHESPSYGDQFLVDSPDDNFWSSRSDYSSNSSSTSNTASLVDPQWNGESGESKPSFMQMPLSTNFVFQSAANPSSQSSFKLHNGLASNSDSAIKPSVGNIVVQNIFSDSDLALQFKRGVEEASKFLPKGNPLVIDLENSSLAPEMNRNAPNVVVKAEKEDKEDKEYLPEWLTGKKNHEREDGDFEEERSNKQSAVYVDESELSEMFDMLLGFGDGCQPPQCILHEAEQRESGKTLQQNGQTRGTNGSKTRAKRQGNNKEVVDLRTFLILCAQAVSVNDCRTANELLKQIRQHSSPLGDGSQRLAHCFANALEARLAGTGTQIYTALSAEKTSAVDMLKAYQAYISACPFKKIAFIFANHSILNVAEKASTLHIIDFGILYGFQWPSLIYRLSCRPGGPPKLRITGIELPQSGFRPTERVQETGRRLAKYCERYNVPFEYNAIAQKWDTIQIDDLKIDRNEVLAVNCGFRFKNLLDETVVVNSPRNAVLNLIRKTKPDIFVHAIVNGSYNAPFFVTRFREALFHFSALFDMLDTNMPREDKMRLKFEKEFYGREVMNVIACEGSERVERPETYKQWQVRNMRAGLKQLPMDPLLIKKLKCKVKAGYHEDFVVDEDGNWMLQGWKGRIVYASSAWIPA encoded by the coding sequence ATGGGTTCGGATTCTCGCTACACTGAATTCCCTGGCTCTAACAAATTTGAGGATGAGATCGTGTTTCCGGTTTCGAATCAGTATCAAAATGTTACTAATGGATTCAAAATTGAAGATTTAGACCTCGACCATTTAGAAAATCCACTTGTTTTGCCTGACCCCGATCCGGGTAACTCTGCTTTGTCATCGATCACGAGCATGGATGGAGATTCTCCTTCTGATGATAACGACTCGGAGAATCTCCTCAAATACATAAGCCAGATGCTTATGGAAGAGAACATGGAAGAGAAGCCCTGTATGTTTCATGACCCGTTGGCTCTTCAAGCTGCTGAGAGATCACTTTATGATATTCTTGGTGAGAAGACCCTGCCCTCCTCACCCCATGAATCTCCTTCTTATGGTGATCAATTTTTGGTTGATAGCCCAGATGATAATTTTTGGAGTAGCCGCAGTGATTATAGTAGCAATAGTAGTTCTACTTCCAATACTGCTAGTTTGGTTGATCCTCAATGGAATGGTGAGTCTGGGGAATCCAAACCATCGTTTATGCAAATGCCTCTTTCTACTAATTTTGTTTTCCAGTCTGCTGCAAATCCCAGTTCACAATCATCATTCAAATTACACAATGGGTTAGCAAGTAATAGTGATAGTGCCATAAAGCCCTCTGTGGGTAACATTGTGGTACAAAATATTTTCAGTGACAGTGATTTGGCATTACAGTTCAAGAGAGGTGTAGAGGAAGCTAGTAAGTTCCTTCCTAAGGGTAATCCACTGGTTATTGATTTAGAGAACAGTTCATTGGCACCAGAGATGAACAGAAATGCCCCAAATGTGGTAGTGAAGGCTGAGAAGGAAGACAAGGAAGACAAGGAGTATTTGCCTGAATGGTTGACAGGAAAGAAGAATCATGAGCGGGAGGATGGAGATTTTGAGGAAGAAAGAAGTAACAAGCAGAGTGCAGTTTATGTAGATGAGAGCGAACTGTCAGAGATGTTTGATATGCTATTAGGATTTGGGGATGGATGCCAGCCTCCTCAGTGTATACTTCATGAGGCTGAACAACGTGAGTCAGGCAAGACTTTGCAGCAGAATGGGCAAACAAGGGGAACTAATGGTAGCAAGACTAGGGCTAAGAGACAAGGAAATAACAAGGAAGTTGTTGATTTGAGGACTTTTCTAATTCTTTGTGCGCAAGCAGTCTCTGTGAATGATTGCAGAACTGCTAATGAACTGCTGAAGCAGATCAGGCAGCACTCTTCACCTCTCGGTGATGGATCTCAGAGGTTGGCTCATTGTTTTGCTAATGCCCTTGAAGCACGTTTAGCTGGAACTGGTACCCAGATATACACGGCTTTGTCTGCTGAAAAAACATCAGCTGTGGATATGTTGAAAGCTTATCAAGCTTACATTTCAGCTTGCCCGTTTAAGAAGATTGCTTTTATCTTTGCAAACCATAGTATTCTGAATGTGGCTGAGAAGGCATCTACACTTCATATAATAGATTTTGGTATATTGTATGGTTTCCAGTGGCCTTCCCTTATCTATCGCCTCTCATGTAGACCTGGTGGTCCTCCCAAACTGCGCATTACAGGAATAGAGCTTCCCCAAAGTGGTTTCCGGCCAACAGAGAGAGTTCAAGAGACAGGTCGCCGCTTGGCAAAGTATTGTGAGCGCTATAATGTTCCATTTGAGTACAATGCCATAGCTCAGAAATGGGATACCATCCAAATTGATGACCTGAAGATTGATCGCAATGAAGTTCTTGCTGTAAACTGTGGCTTTAGATTTAAAAATCTGCTTGATGAGACAGTTGTAGTTAACAGTCCCCGGAATGCTGTTCTAAACTTAATCAGGAAGACAAAACCAGATATATTTGTCCATGCTATTGTCAATGGATCGTATAATGCTCCATTTTTTGTCACAAGGTTCAGGGAGGCACTGTTCCATTTCTCTGCTTTGTTTGATATGTTAGATACTAATATGCCCCGTGAAGATAAGATGAGGTTGAAGTTTGAAAAAGAGTTCTATGGTCGGGAGGTTATGAATGTCATAGCGTGTGAGGGCTCAGAGAGGGTTGAGAGACCTGAGACATACAAGCAATGGCAGGTTCGGAACATGAGAGCTGGGCTGAAGCAGCTTCCCATGGACCCTCTTCTCATCAAGAAATTGAAGTGTAAGGTGAAGGCTGGGTACCATGAAGATTTTGTGGTCGATGAAGATGGCAACTGGATGCTGCAAGGATGGAAGGGGCGGATTGTCTATGCATCCTCTGCTTGGATTCCTGCATAG